Proteins encoded within one genomic window of Candidatus Binatia bacterium:
- a CDS encoding DUF5777 family beta-barrel protein, with the protein MNVRLSKSTCTTVVFLLLSSIASASDTGNAPRRAANSPTAPAVYVVDHGTASVVIQRDGKSYVVDLDSQSVREADSAPTLDAQPSSSKITAQDQAAQQPAPADTQVPYYIPGDERLFTLPSGQRLQRHGMTVSFTHRFPYSSTFKGGARGAILGGLDDIAVASFGFKYGITSRLAVSAFRSPSIIGRPIELMASYMIAEERSGAPFGAMFRFSVDGQDDFRRNYTMNFEGIFSRSITSRAALYLVPTLSLHNRPVLGESSSVRTPPALQPCDQALANDIPASMDVRPCANTFSLGVGLAVDIRPTIALIFEANPTLANARELGIHRAPFSFAIQKKIFRHAFTFGFTTAPGSTVAQRSGTRSTYLRVPNSDKPSGLFVGFNLSRQLR; encoded by the coding sequence GTGAACGTGCGTTTGTCTAAATCTACCTGTACTACCGTGGTGTTCTTGCTTCTCAGCAGCATTGCTTCCGCCAGTGACACGGGCAACGCTCCGCGCCGCGCCGCTAATTCTCCGACGGCTCCTGCCGTCTATGTTGTGGACCACGGCACGGCGTCGGTGGTGATCCAGCGTGACGGCAAGAGCTACGTGGTGGACCTGGACAGCCAATCGGTGCGGGAAGCGGACTCTGCCCCCACGCTGGATGCCCAGCCGTCGTCTTCCAAGATAACGGCGCAAGACCAGGCAGCGCAGCAGCCGGCGCCAGCCGACACCCAAGTGCCCTACTACATCCCCGGCGACGAGCGCCTGTTTACGTTGCCCAGCGGCCAACGCCTGCAACGACACGGTATGACGGTGTCCTTCACGCATCGCTTCCCCTACTCCTCCACCTTTAAGGGAGGTGCGCGAGGCGCCATCCTGGGCGGCTTGGACGACATCGCAGTAGCGTCGTTTGGTTTTAAGTACGGCATTACCAGCCGCCTGGCGGTGAGCGCTTTCCGTTCCCCCAGCATTATCGGCAGACCAATCGAGCTGATGGCCTCGTACATGATTGCGGAAGAGCGCAGCGGCGCACCATTTGGCGCCATGTTTCGTTTTTCCGTAGATGGGCAAGATGACTTCCGCAGAAATTACACGATGAATTTTGAAGGCATCTTCTCGCGCAGCATCACCTCGCGGGCTGCCTTGTACCTGGTGCCGACGCTGTCCCTGCATAACCGGCCGGTGCTCGGCGAAAGTTCGTCGGTCCGAACGCCTCCCGCGCTTCAGCCGTGCGACCAAGCGCTTGCGAATGACATTCCCGCGTCGATGGATGTAAGGCCGTGCGCGAACACGTTCTCACTCGGTGTTGGCTTGGCAGTGGATATCCGCCCGACCATCGCCCTCATTTTCGAAGCCAACCCGACATTGGCAAATGCGCGTGAGCTCGGCATCCACCGCGCGCCCTTCTCGTTTGCCATACAGAAGAAGATATTCCGCCATGCCTTCACGTTCGGATTCACCACCGCTCCGGGCAGCACCGTAGCCCAACGATCCGGCACTCGTTCGACGTACCTGCGCGTTCCAAACTCCGACAAACCGTCCGGCCTGTTCGTGGGCTTTAACCTGTCGCGGCAGTTGCGCTAG